One region of Baekduia soli genomic DNA includes:
- a CDS encoding FAS1-like dehydratase domain-containing protein — MAVNADAVGKTYPPVLYAVGREKIKEFALATGETEPLYLDHEAARAAGYRDVVAPPMFAVVYSGAAVSPVMFDPEVGIDFALLVHGGQEFTWGPLVVAGDEIETTVLVKAISERGGNAFYVFESVSTNQDGHTVCVGTWSNVVRGA; from the coding sequence ATGGCAGTCAACGCGGACGCGGTCGGCAAGACCTATCCCCCGGTGCTGTACGCGGTGGGCCGGGAGAAGATCAAGGAGTTCGCGCTCGCCACGGGCGAGACCGAGCCCCTGTACCTCGATCACGAGGCCGCGCGCGCCGCGGGCTACCGCGACGTCGTCGCGCCGCCGATGTTCGCCGTCGTCTACAGCGGCGCGGCGGTGAGCCCGGTGATGTTCGACCCCGAGGTCGGCATCGACTTCGCGCTGCTCGTGCACGGCGGCCAGGAGTTCACCTGGGGGCCGCTCGTCGTCGCCGGCGACGAGATCGAGACCACCGTCCTGGTCAAGGCGATCTCCGAGCGCGGCGGCAACGCCTTCTACGTCTTCGAGTCCGTGTCCACCAACCAGGACGGCCACACCGTGTGCGTCGGCACCTGGAGCAACGTCGTGCGAGGCGCCTGA
- a CDS encoding MaoC/PaaZ C-terminal domain-containing protein, with the protein MATTFEPGTELPELRVTPDRMTTIRYAGASGDFNPIHVDEDFARQVGLPGRILHGLWTMAQVARAQTEAAGGPHTLRRLSVQFRGMGVLEREIVVTSKVTTVADGIAHVDTEARQGDVKVVRRGEAELRLG; encoded by the coding sequence ATGGCCACCACCTTCGAGCCCGGCACCGAGCTGCCCGAGCTGCGCGTCACGCCCGACCGCATGACCACCATCCGCTACGCGGGCGCCTCGGGCGACTTCAACCCGATCCACGTCGACGAGGACTTCGCCCGGCAGGTCGGCCTGCCCGGCCGGATCCTGCACGGGCTGTGGACGATGGCCCAGGTGGCGCGCGCCCAGACCGAGGCGGCCGGCGGGCCCCACACGCTGCGGCGCCTGAGCGTCCAGTTCCGCGGCATGGGGGTCCTTGAGCGCGAGATCGTCGTGACCTCCAAGGTCACCACGGTCGCCGACGGCATCGCCCACGTCGACACCGAGGCCCGCCAGGGCGACGTCAAGGTCGTCCGCCGCGGCGAGGCCGAGCTCCGGCTCGGCTGA